The following coding sequences lie in one Cupriavidus sp. WKF15 genomic window:
- the yjgA gene encoding ribosome biogenesis factor YjgA, producing the protein MTRNSRNSPGSRFPGAFAPEPDMDEPKSKSQKKRDMTALQAVGAELEALPKDRLARVPMPEALADAIHEARRITSHEGKRRQMQFVGKIMRGLEDDEVEAIRAALEGFKGTSKAETARMHLIERWRELLLADDAALTRFLGEHPGMDVQTVRNIIRNARKEKEQGKPPRYFRELFQAIKTALDAKDAAAASEQPPTPEPDA; encoded by the coding sequence ATGACGCGAAATTCCCGTAACTCCCCCGGCTCCCGCTTTCCTGGCGCCTTTGCGCCGGAACCCGATATGGACGAGCCCAAAAGCAAGTCGCAGAAGAAACGCGACATGACCGCCCTGCAGGCCGTTGGCGCTGAACTCGAAGCCCTGCCCAAGGACCGCCTGGCACGCGTGCCGATGCCCGAAGCCCTGGCCGACGCCATCCACGAGGCGCGCCGCATCACCAGCCATGAAGGCAAGCGGCGGCAGATGCAATTCGTGGGCAAGATCATGCGCGGCCTGGAAGACGATGAAGTGGAGGCCATCCGCGCCGCACTCGAAGGCTTCAAGGGCACCAGCAAGGCCGAGACCGCGCGCATGCACCTGATCGAGCGCTGGCGCGAGCTGCTGCTGGCCGACGATGCCGCGCTGACCCGCTTCCTGGGCGAGCATCCCGGCATGGACGTGCAGACAGTGCGCAACATCATCCGCAACGCCCGCAAGGAAAAGGAGCAGGGCAAGCCCCCGCGCTACTTCCGCGAACTGTTCCAGGCCATCAAGACCGCGCTGGACGCAAAGGACGCGGCAGCAGCAAGCGAGCAACCCCCTACTCCGGAGCCCGACGCATGA
- the mog gene encoding molybdopterin adenylyltransferase, with amino-acid sequence MTQTTQPIARNHPDELVVGFVSISDRASAGTYQDEGIPTLREWLGRTLTTPWQGVERLIPDEQALISRTLIDLVDVAGCDLVLTTGGTGPARRDVTPEATLAVATKEMPGFGEQMRQVSLQFVPTAILSRQVAVIRETASRAALIINLPGQPRAIRETLEGLRDDAGKPVVQGIFAAVPYCIDLIGGPYVETDESVVKAWRPKHAIRSKPAA; translated from the coding sequence ATGACGCAGACCACGCAGCCGATCGCCCGCAACCACCCCGATGAGCTGGTGGTGGGTTTTGTCTCCATTTCCGACCGCGCTTCGGCGGGGACCTATCAGGACGAAGGCATCCCGACCCTGCGCGAATGGCTTGGCCGCACGCTGACCACGCCCTGGCAGGGCGTCGAGCGGCTGATCCCGGATGAGCAAGCGCTGATCTCGCGCACGCTGATCGACCTGGTCGACGTGGCCGGCTGCGACCTGGTCCTGACCACCGGCGGCACCGGGCCCGCGCGCCGCGATGTCACGCCCGAAGCTACGCTGGCAGTGGCCACCAAGGAAATGCCCGGCTTCGGCGAGCAGATGCGCCAGGTCAGCCTGCAGTTCGTGCCGACCGCGATCCTGTCGCGCCAGGTGGCGGTGATCCGCGAAACGGCGAGCCGCGCGGCGCTGATCATCAACCTGCCCGGCCAGCCGCGCGCCATCCGCGAAACGCTGGAAGGCCTGCGCGACGATGCCGGCAAGCCGGTCGTCCAGGGCATCTTTGCCGCAGTGCCCTATTGCATCGACCTGATCGGCGGCCCCTACGTCGAGACCGACGAGAGCGTGGTCAAGGCCTGGCGGCCCAAGCACGCGATCCGCAGTAAGCCTGCCGCCTGA
- a CDS encoding AEC family transporter encodes MFARIISIITPVILIILVGWLYGRKAHPDMAGINRATLDVIAPLLVVSAFVSKDFVLADQLVLLACAIAVVIGSGMLAWIAARALRVDPRTFVPPMMFNNCGNMGLPLSVFAFGPAGLAPAVALFAASNLMHFTIGMKIVNRHASIAQIARNPMVLATVAGVALSLAKPWFALPEPVYQSIKLLGDATVPLMLFALGVRMKDVSLRNWGMGIVGAVACPLTGVAVALPLAHWVPLTELQRGLLFVFAALPPAVLNFLVADHFRQEPDQVASIVLLGNIGAVLFVPVGLYLGLR; translated from the coding sequence ATGTTTGCCCGCATCATCTCCATCATCACGCCGGTCATCCTGATCATCCTGGTGGGGTGGCTATACGGGCGCAAGGCGCACCCGGACATGGCGGGCATCAACCGTGCGACGCTGGACGTGATCGCGCCGCTGCTGGTGGTGTCGGCCTTCGTCAGCAAGGACTTCGTGCTGGCCGACCAGCTCGTGCTGCTTGCGTGCGCGATCGCGGTGGTGATTGGTTCCGGCATGCTCGCGTGGATCGCGGCGCGCGCGCTGCGCGTCGATCCGCGTACCTTCGTGCCGCCGATGATGTTCAACAACTGCGGCAACATGGGGCTGCCGCTGTCGGTCTTTGCCTTCGGGCCGGCGGGCCTGGCGCCCGCGGTGGCGTTGTTCGCGGCATCGAACCTGATGCATTTCACGATCGGCATGAAGATCGTCAACCGCCATGCTTCGATCGCGCAGATCGCGCGCAATCCGATGGTGCTGGCTACCGTGGCCGGGGTCGCGCTGTCGCTGGCCAAGCCGTGGTTCGCGTTGCCGGAGCCGGTCTACCAGTCCATCAAGCTGCTTGGCGATGCCACCGTCCCGCTGATGCTGTTCGCGCTCGGCGTGCGCATGAAGGACGTGAGCCTGCGCAACTGGGGCATGGGCATCGTGGGGGCCGTGGCATGTCCGCTCACGGGCGTCGCCGTGGCGCTGCCGCTCGCGCACTGGGTGCCGCTGACCGAGCTGCAGCGCGGACTGCTCTTTGTCTTCGCCGCGCTGCCGCCGGCGGTACTGAACTTCCTGGTGGCCGACCACTTCCGGCAGGAGCCGGACCAGGTGGCGTCGATTGTCCTGCTCGGCAATATCGGCGCCGTGCTGTTCGTGCCGGTGGGGCTCTACCTGGGGCTGCGCTGA
- the orn gene encoding oligoribonuclease, which yields MTSQAAAKSVKSENNLIWLDMEMTGLSPETDRIIEVAIVVTDSELNILAEGPVLVIHQSDAVLDGMDNWNKGTHGRSGLIDKVKASTLTEEQAEAELLAFLKRWVPASKSPMCGNSICQDRRFMARYMPKLEAFFHYRNLDVSTLKELCKRWEPAIHKGFVKRQLHTALADILESVEELRYYRTHFIRHTPAAATAAAAPATPGADAATQ from the coding sequence ATGACAAGCCAAGCCGCCGCCAAATCCGTCAAGAGTGAAAACAACCTGATCTGGTTGGACATGGAAATGACCGGCCTGTCGCCGGAAACCGATCGCATCATCGAGGTCGCGATCGTGGTGACCGATTCCGAACTCAATATCCTGGCCGAGGGTCCGGTGCTGGTGATCCACCAGTCCGACGCCGTGCTCGACGGCATGGACAACTGGAACAAGGGCACCCACGGCCGCTCGGGCCTGATCGACAAGGTCAAGGCTTCTACGCTCACCGAAGAGCAGGCCGAGGCCGAGCTGCTGGCCTTCCTCAAGCGCTGGGTGCCGGCCAGCAAGTCGCCGATGTGCGGCAACTCGATCTGCCAGGATCGTCGCTTCATGGCGCGCTACATGCCCAAGCTGGAGGCGTTCTTCCACTACCGCAACCTGGACGTGTCGACGCTCAAGGAGCTGTGCAAGCGCTGGGAGCCGGCCATTCACAAGGGCTTCGTCAAGCGCCAGCTGCATACGGCGCTGGCCGATATCCTGGAGTCGGTCGAGGAGCTGCGCTACTACCGCACGCACTTCATTCGTCATACGCCTGCTGCGGCCACTGCCGCTGCGGCGCCCGCCACGCCGGGCGCTGACGCTGCCACGCAATAA
- a CDS encoding M48 family metallopeptidase: MFTLIFLAALVAMVLTKLWLAARQVRHVGQHRNAVPPRFADTIALSSHQKAADYTIARTRLSMLEVLAGAAVLIGFTMLGGLQWLNQFWLDLFGPGYAYGVALIASVALIGGLAELPFTLYGQFGIEERFGFNKMTVGLWLADMVKMLLVACVLGLPLLLAVLWLMDRAGSLWWVWTWLVWMAFNLLLLVVFPTFIAPLFNKFEPLDDESLRQRIEALMQKCGFASKGLFVMDGSKRSAHGNAYFTGFGAAKRIVFFDTLLARLSGDEIEAVLAHELGHFKRRHVAKRIAVTFALSLVFLALLGWLSTRTWFYTGLGVVPNLGVSNSALALVLFFLTLPVFTFLLGPLSSQSSRRHEFEADAFAADQTNAGHLVSALVKLYKDNASTLTPDPLYSAFYYSHPPAAQRIDRLLAHA; the protein is encoded by the coding sequence ATGTTCACGCTCATCTTCCTCGCCGCGCTGGTCGCCATGGTACTGACCAAGCTGTGGCTGGCGGCCCGCCAGGTCCGCCATGTTGGCCAGCACCGCAACGCCGTGCCGCCCCGCTTTGCCGACACCATTGCCCTGTCTTCCCACCAGAAGGCCGCCGACTACACCATCGCCCGCACGCGGCTTTCGATGCTCGAGGTTCTGGCCGGCGCCGCGGTGCTGATCGGCTTCACCATGCTGGGCGGCCTGCAGTGGCTGAACCAGTTCTGGCTCGACCTGTTCGGCCCGGGCTACGCCTACGGGGTGGCGCTGATCGCAAGCGTGGCGCTGATCGGCGGGCTGGCGGAGCTTCCCTTCACGCTGTACGGGCAGTTCGGCATCGAGGAGCGCTTCGGCTTCAACAAGATGACCGTGGGCCTGTGGCTGGCCGACATGGTCAAGATGCTGCTGGTCGCCTGCGTGCTCGGCCTGCCGCTGCTGCTCGCGGTGCTCTGGCTGATGGACCGCGCCGGCAGCCTGTGGTGGGTCTGGACCTGGCTGGTATGGATGGCCTTCAACCTGCTGCTGCTGGTGGTGTTCCCCACCTTCATCGCGCCGCTGTTCAACAAGTTCGAGCCGCTCGACGATGAGTCCCTGCGCCAGCGCATCGAGGCGCTGATGCAGAAATGCGGTTTTGCCAGCAAGGGCCTGTTCGTGATGGACGGCAGCAAGCGCAGCGCGCATGGCAATGCCTATTTCACCGGCTTTGGCGCGGCCAAGCGCATCGTCTTCTTCGACACGCTGCTGGCGCGCCTGTCGGGCGACGAGATCGAGGCGGTGCTGGCCCACGAACTCGGCCACTTCAAGCGCCGCCACGTGGCCAAGCGCATCGCCGTGACCTTTGCGCTGAGCCTGGTCTTCCTGGCGCTGCTGGGCTGGCTGTCGACGCGTACATGGTTCTATACGGGGCTGGGCGTGGTGCCGAACCTGGGCGTTTCCAACAGCGCGCTGGCGCTGGTGCTGTTCTTCCTGACGCTGCCGGTCTTCACGTTCCTGCTGGGCCCGCTGTCCAGCCAGTCGTCGCGCCGGCACGAATTCGAGGCCGATGCCTTTGCCGCGGACCAGACCAACGCCGGCCACCTGGTCTCGGCACTGGTCAAGCTGTACAAGGACAATGCCTCCACGCTGACCCCCGACCCGCTCTACAGCGCGTTCTACTATTCGCACCCGCCCGCCGCGCAGCGGATCGACCGGCTGCTGGCGCACGCATGA
- the rsgA gene encoding ribosome small subunit-dependent GTPase A: MSRTSRHRTAGGNSGTGKTAEGALVIAAHGRHYVVELADGTHMHAFPRGKKSDTAVGDHVSVERTAVDQCVITAVSPRKNLLYRSDQFKSKLLAANIDQVVVVLATEPGFSEDLLGRALVSAEAMEIRPLILLNKTDLPDRLDESRRRLALYRDLGYDTVELSVHGDPANALAALKPRLAGLASILIGQSGMGKSSLLNLLIPGVEAQTREISAKLDSGKHTTTFTRLYHLPPEWGNVDGREGCLFDSPGFQEFGLHHLSEGMLERAFPEFRPRLTECRFYNCHHVNEPGCGVLAAVENGGIAERRHQLYTQLLHESSQQKPW; encoded by the coding sequence ATGAGCCGCACCAGCCGTCACCGTACCGCCGGCGGTAATTCCGGCACCGGCAAGACCGCCGAAGGCGCCCTGGTCATCGCCGCGCATGGCCGCCACTATGTGGTCGAGCTGGCCGACGGCACGCACATGCACGCCTTCCCGCGCGGCAAGAAGAGCGACACCGCGGTGGGCGACCATGTCAGCGTGGAACGCACCGCGGTCGACCAGTGCGTGATCACGGCCGTCAGCCCGCGCAAGAACCTGCTGTACCGCTCCGACCAGTTCAAGTCCAAGCTGCTGGCCGCGAATATCGACCAGGTAGTCGTCGTGCTGGCCACCGAGCCCGGATTTTCGGAGGACCTGCTCGGGCGCGCGCTGGTCTCGGCCGAGGCCATGGAGATCCGCCCGCTGATCCTGCTCAACAAGACCGACCTGCCCGACCGCCTCGACGAATCCCGCCGCCGGCTCGCGCTGTACCGGGACCTGGGCTATGACACGGTCGAGCTGTCGGTGCACGGTGACCCGGCCAATGCCCTGGCCGCGCTGAAGCCGCGTCTCGCGGGGCTCGCCAGCATCCTGATCGGCCAGTCGGGCATGGGCAAGTCCTCCCTGCTCAACCTGCTGATCCCGGGCGTGGAGGCGCAGACGCGCGAGATCTCCGCCAAGCTCGATTCCGGCAAGCACACCACGACCTTCACGCGCCTGTACCACCTGCCGCCCGAGTGGGGCAACGTGGATGGCCGCGAGGGTTGCCTGTTCGATTCGCCCGGGTTCCAGGAATTCGGCCTGCACCACCTGAGCGAAGGCATGCTGGAACGCGCCTTCCCCGAATTCCGGCCGCGCCTGACCGAATGCCGCTTCTACAATTGCCACCACGTCAACGAGCCAGGCTGCGGCGTGCTGGCCGCGGTGGAGAACGGCGGTATTGCGGAGCGCCGCCACCAGCTCTACACGCAGCTCCTGCACGAATCCAGCCAGCAGAAGCCCTGGTAG
- a CDS encoding DUF2007 domain-containing protein → MKLLLSATSIVHAAHCCNVLRAAGIRAELRNTWLSGAIGEIPFRESAPQVWILEDHMEAQAWAALKTAAEPPPGPRWQCRHCQEWHEPQFGACWRCGASRD, encoded by the coding sequence ATGAAACTGCTGCTGTCCGCCACCTCGATCGTGCACGCGGCGCACTGCTGCAACGTGTTGCGCGCTGCCGGTATCCGGGCCGAACTGCGCAACACGTGGCTCTCAGGCGCGATCGGCGAAATCCCGTTTCGCGAAAGCGCGCCGCAGGTCTGGATCCTCGAGGATCACATGGAGGCGCAGGCCTGGGCCGCGCTGAAGACGGCGGCGGAACCGCCGCCGGGCCCGCGCTGGCAGTGCCGCCACTGCCAGGAATGGCATGAGCCGCAGTTCGGCGCCTGCTGGCGCTGCGGCGCGTCGCGGGATTAG
- a CDS encoding CobD/CbiB family protein, with the protein MTFVSVLLALIAEQFRALGRNNPIHEIVRALGDRAEHAFDTGRPRDAALAWLTVVLPLTLAVMVVHYLLASISIALTLAWNVLVLYMTLGFRQFSHYFTDIHEALNRDDLLAARALLHEWTGIETIEMPVTEIVRHTLEAAIVAVHRHVFGVFFWFLVPIGPGGVVLYRAAEFLGRQWNLPSTERSPALGRFAARAFYLLDWVPSRLTAIGFAIVGNFEDAVYAWRNHARKWNDAVNGILLASGGGALGVRLGTPLPEDDSSVVLRTSMAAGPAIDYAPGMENDNGPEPAAPEFGAEPGVRTLQSAVGLVWRAVVLWMLLLAMLSLALWVG; encoded by the coding sequence ATGACTTTCGTATCCGTTCTCCTGGCGCTGATCGCAGAGCAGTTCCGCGCCCTGGGTCGCAACAACCCGATCCACGAGATCGTGCGTGCGCTGGGTGACCGCGCCGAACACGCGTTCGACACCGGCCGCCCGCGCGACGCCGCGCTCGCGTGGCTCACGGTGGTCCTGCCGCTCACCCTGGCCGTGATGGTGGTTCACTACCTGCTCGCGTCGATCAGCATTGCACTCACGCTCGCGTGGAACGTGCTGGTGCTGTACATGACGCTGGGCTTCCGCCAGTTCAGCCACTATTTCACCGATATCCACGAGGCACTGAACCGCGACGACCTGCTTGCCGCGCGCGCGCTGCTGCACGAATGGACCGGCATCGAGACCATCGAGATGCCGGTGACCGAGATCGTGCGCCATACGCTCGAGGCGGCGATCGTCGCCGTGCACCGTCATGTGTTCGGCGTGTTCTTCTGGTTCCTGGTGCCGATCGGGCCGGGCGGCGTGGTGCTGTACCGCGCGGCGGAATTCCTGGGCCGCCAGTGGAACCTGCCGTCGACCGAGCGCAGCCCGGCGCTCGGCCGCTTCGCTGCACGTGCGTTCTACCTGCTGGACTGGGTGCCGTCGCGGCTGACGGCGATCGGGTTTGCCATCGTGGGCAATTTCGAGGACGCGGTCTACGCGTGGCGCAACCACGCCCGCAAGTGGAACGACGCGGTCAACGGCATCCTGCTCGCAAGCGGTGGCGGGGCGCTCGGCGTGCGCCTGGGCACGCCATTGCCGGAAGACGATTCCAGCGTCGTGCTTCGCACCAGCATGGCGGCGGGCCCCGCGATCGACTACGCGCCTGGCATGGAAAACGACAACGGTCCCGAGCCCGCCGCGCCCGAGTTCGGCGCGGAGCCGGGCGTGCGTACGCTGCAGTCTGCGGTGGGGCTGGTGTGGCGCGCCGTGGTGCTGTGGATGCTGCTGCTGGCGATGCTGTCGCTGGCGCTCTGGGTCGGCTGA
- a CDS encoding pirin family protein → MIEIRRSEERGYADHGWLKSYHSFSFADYYDPQHIQFGPLRVINEDRVAPGMGFGTHGHRDMEIISYVLEGELAHKDSMGNGSVIRPGDVQRMSAGTGVRHSEYNHAAHDTTHFLQIWIMPNLTGIEPGYEEKRFDAADKRGRLRLVASSDGAEGSVLVHQDMRLYAGLFDGDESATLALQPGRRAYVYVARGRIAINGQTLETGDAAKLESVDALALTQGEGAEVLVFDLP, encoded by the coding sequence ATGATTGAAATTAGAAGGTCTGAAGAGCGCGGTTACGCGGATCATGGCTGGCTGAAGTCGTATCACTCTTTCTCCTTTGCCGACTACTACGATCCGCAGCACATCCAGTTCGGCCCGCTGCGCGTGATCAATGAGGACCGCGTCGCCCCCGGCATGGGCTTTGGCACCCATGGCCACCGCGACATGGAGATCATCAGCTACGTGCTGGAAGGCGAGCTGGCGCACAAGGACAGCATGGGCAACGGCAGCGTGATTCGCCCGGGCGACGTGCAGCGCATGAGCGCGGGCACCGGCGTGCGGCATTCGGAGTACAACCATGCCGCCCACGACACCACGCACTTCCTGCAGATCTGGATCATGCCGAACCTGACCGGCATCGAGCCGGGTTACGAGGAAAAGCGCTTCGATGCGGCGGACAAGCGTGGCCGGCTGCGCCTGGTTGCAAGTTCGGATGGCGCGGAAGGCTCGGTGCTCGTGCATCAGGACATGCGCCTGTACGCCGGCCTGTTCGACGGTGACGAGTCCGCCACGCTGGCGCTGCAACCCGGACGCCGTGCTTACGTGTATGTGGCGCGTGGCCGGATCGCCATCAATGGCCAGACGCTGGAAACCGGCGACGCGGCCAAGCTGGAGTCCGTGGACGCCCTTGCGCTGACGCAGGGCGAAGGCGCCGAAGTCCTGGTCTTCGACCTGCCCTGA
- a CDS encoding LysR family transcriptional regulator, producing the protein MPLSLESLEVLDAIERKGSFAAAAHEMGKVPSALTYVVRKLEEDLDVLLFDRRRHRAELTPAGRALLDEGRHLLHAADDLARRVKRLATGWEATLTIVVDDLINFRALLPVIQDFYDENTATRLRFAKEVLGGAWDALVSNRADLVIGGAYDAPSTQGFQIRPLGSMPFVFAVAAHHPLATEEGPLTTIQIAKHRIVAVGDTSRNLPARTHGVLAGQDVLVVPTMRDKLEAQIRGLGCGWLPAPMAQPHIESGVLQARETVEVRAPGNFKVAWRTSNRGKALQWWAGKLEDPRLAQALLQQQPDLGG; encoded by the coding sequence ATGCCACTCTCCCTCGAATCCCTGGAAGTCCTGGACGCCATCGAGCGCAAGGGCAGCTTCGCCGCCGCCGCCCACGAGATGGGCAAGGTGCCCTCCGCGCTGACCTATGTGGTGCGCAAGCTCGAAGAAGACCTGGACGTGCTGCTGTTCGACCGCCGCCGGCATCGGGCCGAACTGACGCCGGCCGGGCGCGCGTTGCTGGATGAAGGGCGCCACCTGCTCCACGCGGCGGATGACCTCGCGCGCCGGGTCAAGCGGCTGGCCACGGGCTGGGAAGCCACGCTGACCATCGTGGTGGACGACCTGATCAACTTTCGCGCGCTGCTTCCCGTCATCCAGGACTTCTACGACGAAAACACCGCGACCCGGCTGCGCTTTGCCAAGGAAGTGCTCGGCGGCGCCTGGGATGCACTGGTCAGCAACCGCGCCGACCTGGTGATCGGCGGCGCCTATGACGCACCCAGCACGCAGGGCTTCCAGATCCGGCCGCTGGGCAGCATGCCGTTCGTCTTCGCCGTGGCCGCGCACCACCCGCTCGCGACCGAGGAAGGGCCGCTGACGACGATCCAGATCGCCAAGCACCGGATCGTGGCGGTGGGCGACACCTCGCGCAACCTCCCGGCGCGTACGCATGGCGTGCTGGCCGGGCAGGATGTACTGGTGGTGCCGACCATGCGCGACAAGCTCGAAGCGCAGATCCGCGGCCTTGGCTGCGGCTGGCTGCCGGCGCCGATGGCGCAGCCGCACATCGAAAGCGGCGTGCTGCAGGCGCGCGAGACCGTCGAAGTGCGCGCTCCGGGCAACTTCAAGGTGGCCTGGCGCACGAGCAACCGCGGCAAGGCGCTGCAATGGTGGGCCGGCAAGCTCGAGGACCCGCGGCTGGCGCAGGCGCTGCTGCAGCAGCAACCGGACCTGGGCGGCTGA
- the gluQRS gene encoding tRNA glutamyl-Q(34) synthetase GluQRS: MAVPASGYRGRFAPSPTGPLHMGSLVTALATWLDARAHGGQWLVRIEDIDYPRCVRGADSDILQTLERLGLIPDEPPVWQSRREALYADALQRLDAAGQLYPCGCSRKEIADSLLHVRERHQTLGYPGTCRNGLNGKLPRAWRVRVPDGPAATICFDDRWQGRQCQDLETEVGDFVLRRADGLWAYQLAVVVDDGLQGITHIVRGADLLDSTPRQIHLQHLLGLPTPAYLHVPVVVNAIGEKLSKQSGAQAIDTRAPLDALRAAGAHLGLRNEGKDVEDWLDRATADWLQRLAALPAAARR, from the coding sequence ATGGCAGTACCCGCCAGCGGCTACCGCGGCCGCTTTGCTCCCTCACCCACCGGCCCGCTGCACATGGGTTCGCTGGTCACGGCCCTGGCCACCTGGCTCGACGCGCGCGCGCACGGCGGCCAATGGCTGGTGCGGATCGAGGACATCGACTACCCGCGCTGCGTGCGCGGCGCCGACTCGGATATCCTGCAGACGCTTGAACGGCTGGGCCTGATACCGGACGAGCCGCCCGTCTGGCAAAGCCGGCGCGAGGCGCTGTATGCCGACGCGCTGCAGCGCCTGGATGCAGCCGGACAGCTCTACCCATGCGGCTGCTCGCGCAAGGAGATCGCCGATTCGCTGCTGCATGTGCGCGAACGGCACCAGACGCTCGGCTACCCGGGCACCTGCCGCAACGGGCTCAACGGCAAGCTGCCCCGCGCATGGCGCGTGCGCGTGCCGGATGGCCCGGCAGCCACCATCTGCTTCGACGACCGCTGGCAAGGCCGGCAATGCCAGGACCTCGAAACCGAGGTGGGCGACTTCGTGCTGCGTCGCGCCGACGGGCTCTGGGCCTACCAGCTCGCGGTAGTGGTGGACGACGGCCTGCAGGGCATCACGCATATCGTGCGCGGCGCCGACCTGCTCGACTCCACGCCGCGCCAGATCCACCTGCAGCACCTGCTCGGCCTGCCGACACCCGCTTACCTGCACGTGCCCGTGGTGGTCAACGCCATCGGCGAAAAGCTCAGCAAGCAGAGCGGCGCGCAGGCCATCGACACGCGTGCCCCGCTCGACGCGCTGCGCGCGGCCGGCGCGCATCTCGGGCTACGGAATGAAGGGAAGGATGTGGAGGACTGGCTCGATCGAGCCACCGCGGACTGGCTGCAGCGCCTGGCGGCGCTGCCTGCCGCGGCCAGGCGCTGA
- a CDS encoding DEAD/DEAH box helicase, with product MTTTTLPDQNAAEQTFESFGLDARILRALSEQGYTKPTPIQAQAIPVVLLGKDVMGAAQTGTGKTAGFALPIIQRLLPMANASASPARHPVRALMLTPTRELADQVYDNVARYAKHTDLRSTVVFGGVDMNPQTDALRRGVEILVATPGRLLDHVQQKSVNLSQVQMLVLDEADRMLDMGFLPDLQRIINLLPAQRQTLLFSATFSPEIKRLAASYLKQPVTIEVARSNSTNENVRQMVYQVEDGQKQAAVVHLLRQRAEQGLSRQCIVFVNSKIGCSRLARHLEREGINAAAIHGDKTQTERMQTLEGFKNGTIDALVATDVAARGLDIADMPCVINFDLPFSAEDYVHRIGRTGRAGASGDALSIFVPGDERLLADIEKLIKRSVPRGTLEGFDPTGEKSRQEEADRRRQRADVRRVRGNGDGESDDRRRRHDHAGGRTAFRPSDDPFFSRPYEPSPNSAPAKPAEEMIAAALSRGRQGPKRPVAALLGGVPRKS from the coding sequence ATGACAACTACGACCCTACCTGACCAGAACGCAGCCGAGCAGACGTTCGAGAGCTTTGGCCTGGACGCGCGCATCCTGCGCGCCCTGTCCGAGCAAGGCTATACCAAGCCGACGCCGATCCAGGCGCAGGCCATCCCCGTGGTGCTGCTCGGCAAGGACGTGATGGGCGCGGCCCAGACCGGCACCGGCAAGACCGCTGGTTTCGCGCTGCCGATCATCCAGCGCCTGTTGCCTATGGCCAACGCGAGCGCCTCGCCGGCACGGCACCCGGTGCGCGCGCTGATGCTCACGCCCACGCGCGAGCTGGCCGACCAGGTCTATGACAACGTTGCACGCTACGCCAAGCACACCGACCTGCGCAGCACGGTGGTGTTCGGCGGCGTCGACATGAACCCGCAGACCGACGCGCTGCGCCGCGGCGTGGAAATCCTGGTGGCCACGCCGGGCCGGCTGCTCGACCACGTGCAGCAGAAGTCGGTGAACCTGTCGCAGGTGCAGATGCTGGTGCTGGACGAAGCCGACCGCATGCTCGACATGGGCTTCCTGCCGGACCTGCAGCGCATCATCAACCTGCTGCCGGCGCAGCGCCAGACGCTGCTGTTCTCGGCCACGTTCTCGCCCGAGATCAAGCGCCTGGCCGCGAGCTACCTGAAGCAGCCGGTCACGATCGAAGTGGCGCGCAGCAACTCCACCAATGAAAACGTGCGCCAGATGGTGTACCAGGTGGAAGACGGCCAAAAGCAGGCTGCCGTGGTGCACCTGCTGCGCCAGCGCGCCGAACAGGGCCTGTCGCGCCAGTGCATCGTGTTCGTCAACAGCAAGATCGGCTGCTCGCGCCTGGCGCGCCACCTGGAGCGCGAGGGCATCAACGCCGCCGCAATCCATGGCGACAAGACCCAGACCGAGCGCATGCAGACGCTGGAAGGCTTCAAGAACGGCACCATCGACGCGCTGGTGGCCACCGACGTCGCGGCACGCGGCCTCGATATCGCCGACATGCCGTGCGTGATCAACTTCGACCTGCCGTTCAGCGCGGAAGACTACGTGCACCGCATCGGCCGTACCGGCCGCGCCGGCGCCAGCGGCGATGCGCTGTCGATCTTCGTGCCCGGCGACGAGCGTCTTCTCGCCGATATCGAAAAGCTGATCAAGCGCAGCGTCCCGCGCGGCACGCTGGAAGGGTTCGATCCCACCGGCGAGAAGTCCCGCCAGGAAGAGGCCGATCGCCGCCGCCAGCGCGCGGACGTGCGCCGTGTCCGCGGCAATGGTGACGGAGAGAGCGATGACCGTCGCCGCCGCCACGACCACGCCGGTGGCCGCACCGCATTCCGCCCGTCGGACGACCCTTTCTTCTCGCGTCCTTACGAGCCGAGCCCGAACAGCGCCCCGGCCAAGCCTGCCGAGGAGATGATTGCGGCGGCATTGTCGCGTGGCCGCCAGGGACCCAAGCGCCCCGTTGCCGCCCTGCTGGGCGGCGTGCCGCGCAAGTCCTGA